Part of the Streptomyces antimycoticus genome, CGGCGATCGCGCGCCGGCACGCCCGGTCCCAACTCGCCACCTGGGGCGTGGACGAGGACACCGCCTACGCCACGGAAGAGATCGTCAGCGAATTGGTCACCAACGCCCTGCGCTACGGCGCGCCGCCCGTGCGTCTGCGCCTCATCAAAGATCGGACCCTCACCTGCGAGGTCCACGACTCCAGCCACACCGCCCCCCGGCTACGGCACGCCGGGATCGTCGACGAGGGCGGCCGCGGCCTGTTCATCTGCGCCCAACTCGCCCAGAACTGGGGCATCCGCTACAACGGCCAGGGGAAGACCGTCTGGACCGAGCAGCCCCTCCCACAGCGGCCCGAGTAGCACCGGCACGGTCAGCGCCGTGGTTCGGGGCGTCTGCCCGGGGGTTGGGCGGGCTCGGGCAGGGCGGTCGGTGGCTCGACGGGGCGGGTCTGGGGCGAGCCCTTGGACAGGGTGATGACCTCGCCGCCGTGGCTGATCCGCAGCGGATCGCCATCCCCAAGGTGTAGGTGACCTGCGAGTCCGTGATGTCGACCCGCAGACAGCGCTGCCGGATCAGCACGGAGAAGGCCAGCCGGCTGAGCCTCTCGGGAAGCCGGGGCGCGAAGTGCAGGACGTCCCCGTGGTCGCGCATGCCGCCGAAGCCGGCCACCAGTCCCACCCAGGTGCCTGCCAGGGAGGCGATGTGCAGGCCGTCGCGGGTGTTCTTCTCCAGATCCGCCAGGTCCATCAGCGCGGCCTCGCCCAGGTAGTCGAAGGCGAGCCGCACATGGCCCACTTCGGCGGCCATCACACACTGGACACAGGCCGACAGCGAGGAGTCCCGGACCGTCAGCGGCTCGTAGTAGGCGAAGTTGCGTGCCTTCTGGTCGGCTTCGAAGGCATCGCCGCACAGATACATCGCCAGCACCAGGTCCGCCTGTTTGACCACCTGCTTGCGGTACAGGTCGAAATACGGGAAGTGCAGCATCAGCGGGTACAGCTCGCGTGGCGTGTCCGCGAAATCCCATACGTCGAGACTGGTGTAGCCGGCCGACTGCTCGTGCAGGCCGAGTGCGTTCACATACGGCACGGACATCGCCTTGGCCGCGTCACGCCATCCGGCGGCCTCTTCCTTGTCGGCGCCCAGCGCCGCGGCCTGCTCCGGGTGGCGTTCGGCCACATCGGCGGCGGCCCGCAGGTTCGCCCCGGCCATGAGGTTGGTGTAGGCGTTGTCGTTCGCGAGCGCGCTGTACTCGTCGGGGCCGGTGACGCCGTCGATGTGAAAGCGGCCCCCGGAGTCGTGATGGCCGAGGGAATGCCACAGCCGGGCGGTCTCCACCAGCAGTTCCACACCGGTGCGCCGTTCGAAGTCGGTGTCGCCGGTGGCCCAGATGTAGCGCACGACGGCGGCGGCGATATCCGCGTTGATGTGGAAGGCCGCGGTTCCGGCCGGCCAGTAGCCGGAGCATTCCGCCCCGTCGATCGTGCGCCAGGGGAAGACCGCACCCCGCAGTCCGAGCTGTTCGGCGCGCGCCCGCGCCGCCGGCAGGGTGTTCTGCCGCCAGTGCAGGGCCTCGGCGACGCAGTTCGGCGAGGTGTAGGTGAGCAGTGGCAGCACGAACGTCTCGGTGTCCCAGAAGGCGTGTCCGTCATATCCGGAGCCGGTCAGGCCCTTGGCCGGGATCGACCGCTGCTCGGCCCGGCTGCCCGCCTGCAGCACATGGAAGAGGGCGAAGCGGACGGCCTGTTGGATTTCCGCGTCGCCGTCGACCTCGATATCGGCATGGCGCCAGAAGCCGTCGAGATACTCGCGCTGCTGGTCGAGCAGGCCCTGCCAGCCGGTGTTGCGCGCACCGGTGAGCGCCGCCTCGACCTGGTCCCGGACGGCCGGCAGCGAGCGGATTCCGGACCAGCCGTAGGAGACGAACTTCTCGATGCGAAGCGTCTCGCCGGGGTCCAGGTCCGCGCTGACGGTGAAGCGCCCCACGTCGTCCGCGCTCTCACTGGAGCTCCGGGTGGATCCGGGGCCCCGCACCACATGGTCGGCCGCGGCCGCGATCCGCTGATTGCTCGCCGCCGTGTGGTGCACCAGGCGCAACCGCATATCGTCCGCGGCGTGTTCCTCGGGCCGAAGGCACGACTTCAGGGCGGCGCCGACCCGGGGATCGCCGCCGAGCGCGGGCAGTTGCTCATTGGCGACGAGCTCGGACTGGACGACCACGCTCGTCCGGGCGTCCACCGCCTCCACTTCGTAGGCGACCGCGGCGATGGCGCGCTGGGTGAAGGAGACCAGCCTGGTGGAGCGCACCCGTACCGTTTTGCCGACCGGCGATGTCCACTCGCAGACGCGGTGGAGCAGGCCGGTGCGCAGATCGAGCACGCGCTCATGTGAACGCAACCGCCCGTAGCGCAAGTCGAACGGTTCGTCGTCGACCAGCAGCCGGATGAGCTTGCCGTTGGTCACGTTGATCATCGTCTGGCCGGACTCGGGGAATCCGTAGCCGGCTTCCGCGTACGGCAGCGGATGCTGCTCGTGCACACCGTTGAGATAGCTGCCGGGCAGGGCGTGCGGCTCGCCCTCGTCGAGGTTGCCGCGCCAGCCGACATGCCCGTTGGACACGGAGAAAACGGATTCGCTCTGCGCGAGTACGTCCAGGTTGAGTTCGGTCTCGCGCAAGCACCACGGCTCGACGGCGTAGGCATGGTGGCTGATCACTTTCTACCCTCCAACAGCTCGTAGAGGTCCGACGCCACGACGCTCACTTTGTCCGGGAGGCCCAACTTCGCCGTATTCACGATTCTACTGGTGACGTCATCCGCGCGCCGCCGCAGGCTCCCCGAGGCCACCGAGCTCATCCCTGCTCCGGTCGACACACTGGGCGAGGCACCGCGTATGGGACAGCCCGAAGATTCCGTACAGGAGTACGCTCAGGCCCAGCAGCGCCGGTACGAGCCAGAATCCGGCGCGCGGCTGCTCGCCGTAGAGCGTCACACCGAGACAGAAGCTCACCGTGGCATCGCCGAGCGTCAAAGCGGGTTGCGAGCCGAGCAGCGGGCCCCCTTGCATGGCGACCCCGAGCAGGAACAGGGAAAAGGCGCCGACAGCCGCGAAGCTGTACGTCTGCCACGCGGTGAAAAAGGCGACGGCACCCTGATCGGAGAGAATGTTCATGGCCGACTTGACCAGCGCGGCGGTGACGGCGTTTCCGATGGCCGCCGCTGCCGCGAGGCAGGCCGCTCGCATCAGACCGGTGGGGCGCCGCAGACCGGCGAGAACGAGGGCGGCACCGACCCCTCCGGTGACCGCGAGCCCCGGCACCCACCAGATCCCGGGCACCTGGTCTCGCCCTCCGGTGGGGGCCAGGGAGAAGAGGACCAGAGCCAGCCCACCGACGATGCAGGCCACACACATCCATGCCTTGCGCGTCACACCGACGCGGAAGACGATCCCTCCGATCACCAGCGCCAGCGGAAGTTCGAGAATGAAGATGGGCTGCACGGTGGCCAGCGATCCGGTGGCCAGCGCGAGGGCCTGAAAAAGGGCGGCGAAGACAACACCGAGCATTCCGCCGAACCAGACCGGAGTGTGCAGAAGGTCGCGGACCAGCCCGAGGCGCAATGATCGTGACGCCGGAACAGTGAGCGCGGCGCGGCGCTGCAACACCGTCCCGAGTGCGTTGCTGCCGGCCGCGAGCAGGGCGAACACGATGGACAGCACGATCGTCGTCGTCACCATGGGCACCACTCCTGGGCTCGCGTACTTCTCTCCTGGTGCGCTCCCTGGGCCCTTCCGCCAGGCTACACAGATCGCGCGCGGCGATGGCCTCCGCCGATTGCCGGCGGAGGCCATCAGAGGGCCACCGGCCCTGGATCCTCCC contains:
- a CDS encoding DMT family transporter, producing MVTTTIVLSIVFALLAAGSNALGTVLQRRAALTVPASRSLRLGLVRDLLHTPVWFGGMLGVVFAALFQALALATGSLATVQPIFILELPLALVIGGIVFRVGVTRKAWMCVACIVGGLALVLFSLAPTGGRDQVPGIWWVPGLAVTGGVGAALVLAGLRRPTGLMRAACLAAAAAIGNAVTAALVKSAMNILSDQGAVAFFTAWQTYSFAAVGAFSLFLLGVAMQGGPLLGSQPALTLGDATVSFCLGVTLYGEQPRAGFWLVPALLGLSVLLYGIFGLSHTRCLAQCVDRSRDELGGLGEPAAARG